ctggccactgcactccagcctgggccacagcaccagactccgtctcaaaaaaaaaaaaataataataataataataataataataataataccacaataggccgggcatggtggctcatgcctgtaatcccagcactttaggaggccaaggtgggtggatcacctgaggtcaggaattccagaccagcctggccaacatgacaaaaccccaactctactaaaacgacaaaaattagctggctatggtggtgaacacctgtaagctactcaggaggctggggcaggagaatcacctgaacctgaggggtggaggttgcagtaagccgagatcgtgccactgcactccagcctgggcgacagagcaagaccctgtctcaaaaaaaggaaatattaaaaaaaggcaggaaagggGTGCTGCTGTCACCCCGTTTCACAGATAGGGAGGCTGAGAGACTTGTCCCAGGTGAAGGATGGGACTTGCACTCATGTTCCATGGACTTCAAGACCCGCTGAACTCCTTGCCCCATATTAGAGCATGAAGCACCTGCCCTGCGAACACTCACTCTGTGCCACAGTGTTGGGTGCTCCACTAAGTATCATTCCACTCAAGCCTCAGCCTGAGAATTGTCATTGCCAATTAGAGATGAAGACATGAGGCCCGGGGGGATGACTTAGTGCACGGCTGGTGCACAACCTGGACCTGAACCTCCATCTTTGCACTATCCAGCCTGAGTGAGCCTCCCACTTGGAGTTGCCTCCTCAGAATGCCTCCCTGGTCCTCTGCACCCTCAGTGACtttccctgccttggcctgctcTGCACTGGGTCCCTTTCAAGGTCCCAGACACCACTGGATCAGTGTCTCTCTCTGACCAAGTAGTGAGCTCCTCTCAGGCAGTGAGGCCCCTGTGCCCATGGCCCACCCCTTACTGGGTGCCAGCAGGGATCTGCAGGGTCGGCAGGTGAATGGACAAATGAGTGAGTGGGTGGAGGAAGTTCACTGATCCACTCAACAAGTttactcggccgggcgcagtggctcatgcctgtcatctcagcactttgggaggctgagacaggtggattgcttgaggtcaggagtttgagaccagcctgaccaacatggtgaaaccctgtctctacgaaaaatacaaaaaaattacctgagtgtggtggtgcgcacctgtagtcccagttacttgggaggctgaggcaggataatcgctggaacccgagaggcagaggttgcagtgagccgagatcgtgacactgcactccagcctgggcgacagagtgagactccgtctcaaaagaacaaaacaaaacaaaaaatgtttactgagtggCCACTGTAAAGCAGATGCTGTGGTGCTGGGCACCAGGGACACAGCACTGACTAAAAACAGACCCAAACCTCCTGGCCTTGGGAGCTCTCAttcaagggaaggaaagagaggatcaAAGAGGAAGGCCACTGGGCCCCACACCTCCAGTCCCTCCTCCCCGTGGCCTCCCACATCCTACCATCACAACAGACCCACATTGGGACCTCCACCTCTGAGGGCTGACATGGAGCCTCAGCCATTAGTCATACAACAGGACAAGCCTGGCTGGGGCCCGTAACTGGGCTCTAGAACCACAGGGCCAGGCACCACTCTGGGGATGGTCTGTCCACGGCATTTCAATAAAGGCAGCAGCATGCTTTTCAAATAGAGAAGCCCCTTGGCTTACTCTCTGGGCAGGGCGACAAAGTGTGGCCTCACGACTCTGGGAGGAATCCTAATAAAGAAATGCAGTAGTGAGCATGTAAGTGAATAAATCCCAGGATTACAGCTGTCCTGTCTCCCGCCCCATGGAACCCTAGAGAGCCAGCTCTTCACACCCTTCTCTGGTCTTGGTCACCAGTTCTCAGCCTGAACTCCTAGAAGGGAGGTCTCCAGCCCAAGGACCCACTTAGAACAAAGACAGCAGTAATGGGTGTTAATACTGCTGCCCAGCCCTTGACCTCACAAGTTAAGTTTTGGCCTCCCTCTGTCTGTGATGCTCACAGTTATCCTTCTGGCTCTTCAGCCCCCTCATCCTCATCCCTAGACCATGGGAGGGATGAGGAACGGGAGGCACTAGCAGCAATGGCTGCTCCTGGACTCTGACTCTGcactttcctgttttgttttgttgacacggagtttcactcttgttgcccaggctggagtgcaatggcgcgatctcggctcactgcaacctccacctcccgggttcaagtcattctcgtgcctcagcctcccgagtaactgggattatagatacccgccaccatgcccacctacttttttgtatttttagtagaaacagggtttcaccatgttggccaggctggtcttgaactcctgacctcaggtgatccacccgcctcggcctcccaaagtgctgggattacaagcgtgagccatcgcgcctggcctggttttgtttttttgacacaggatcttggacccaggctggagtgcagtggcatgatcatagctcaatgcagccttcatcttccaggctcaagcaatcccactggcctcagcctccccagtagctgggactacaggagagcaccaccatgcttggctaacattttttattatttttttagtagagatgaagtcttgctcagttgcccaggtttgtctccaactcctgagctcaaatgattctcttaccttggcctcccaaagtgatgggattacaggcatgagccattgtgcccagcctgctttctTGTTTACAACTTATGATGATCAACTGTTCAGTCAACAAACACCTAGCGAGCCTGCCCCATGCCTAGCCCTATCCTGGGCACCGAGGACACAAGCAAACCGAACCCTTCTGGTGTGGCTGGAGGCAGATGCCCAATGGGCACAGGTGCAGCTGGGCTGAAGGGGCTGCAAAGCTTCTACCAGAGGTTGGGGAAGCAGGGAAGGCTTCTTGAAAGAGGCAGCCATTGAGGTGACTGAGCTTCATAGTAGGAGCAAGAGTGGTtcctttggccaggtgcagtggctcacgcatgttatcccagcactttgggaggctgaggcgggtggatcacctgaggtcaggagttcgagaccagcctgaccaacatggtgaaaccctgtatctactgaaaatacaaaaaaattgctgggcatggtggtgcacgcctgtagtcccagctacttggaaggctgaggcaggagaattgcttgaacccgggaggtgtaggttgcagtgagcccagattgtgccaccgcactccaacctgggtaggaaaaaaaaaaaaaaaaagaaagaaaaaaggggtgGGTTGGGGAGCAGACAGGCAGAGGACTGAAAGCCTGAAGGCTTGAGCAAGTTGTGGGTTCTAGGGGTCCACCCCTCACCCACCAAACCTGTCTTCCCCTTCGTGGTTTCTCCAGCCCCGCCCTCACACCCTCCTCCTCGATCTGCAGGGCTTCCTGCCTCCATGCCTCTCCAGACTGCACCAGCATGGCACTGACTACCcacccctcctgcctcctggcccTGTTGGTGGCAGGCCTAGCCCAAGGCATCAGAGGCTCCCTTAGGGCCCAGGTAAGTGCTCCCAAAACCTTACAACTGCCAGTCCCACACCTGGGGTCACCCCTTCAGAAACAGCTGGCCTGTCATTCTCATTTTTCAGAGGGAGTCACTGAGGTTGGAGAGGGGGCTGACGTGCCCAAGGGCACATGGGAAGACAGAGAAGGCTAACTGGCTGACCCCTAGCCCAGTCCTTGCACGGCTAGGAGCTAAGGTGGGGCCCCAGCAATGATTCCTCTGCCCACTGCTCCTCTCTACCCTTGGTTCCTTGCCAGGACCTCGGTCCCCAGCCGCTGGAGCTGAAAGAGGCCTTCAAGCTGTTCCAGATCCAGTTCAACCGgagttacttgagcccagaaggtatCACAGGGCACATACATCTCCACTCCAAgcccctactttttttttgagacggagtttcactcttgttgaccaggctggagtgcaatggcctcatcttggctcactgcaacctccacctcccgggttcaagcgattctcctgcttcagcctctaagtagctgggattacaggcatgtaccaccacacttgacttttatatttttagtagagacagggttttaccatgttggccaggctggtcttgaactcctgacctcaggtgatccacctgcctcagcctcccaaaggactgggattacaggtgtgagccaccaagcccagccatcCCACTTTGTAATAGATGAAAAACTTGAAGCTCAGGGTGGGGAACAGGCATGGCCAAGGTCACTCAGCAGGACAGGGCAGAGCTGGGCATGTGCTCCCTGGTTTCCTGAAAGCATGAGTGGGTCCAGGATCATTCTTTGCTATGgatctggagggcagtggcagcgGGTGAGGTCCTGCCCTAGTCCTACGTGATCCCCTGGCTCCGCAGTCACTTCCCTGTGattccaggcagtgggcaggggGCCACCACCTTTGCTCATTCGTTCATTCAGCAAACACCCAAGGACACCCATTTTGTCCCCACGTTGGGGACTTCTTCTCTAGCCCATGATCtaacccctgcccctgccctctcGCTGTACTGATCTTTCTAGGGGGCTGGTCTGCGTGTGCCTTTTAGCTCAGGCTGCCCGTGCCGTCGTCTCCTCTCCCCATCATGTTCCAGCTCTCCTCCTGTGGTCAGAGGTATAAAGGAGGTGGCCTGGCAGGAAGCTGGTCTCTGGCCGCACATCCTTTCCTTGAGTCACCACCACCCCACCAGACCCCTTACCTGGCTTCCTACCCAGGGTGGCCAGAGATGGTCCTCTCGCTGCCTCTGGGGAAAACCCAACCCTAGGTGGGCTGGGTAACCACTTCCTGGGCCTGGGTATCTGCAGTGGGGCCTTGTAGGAGCTACACGAAAGGAGCCAGTGCTCAActgggtgggtgtgggtggaAGGGTGCCCAGCCAGTGGCTACTTCCTGCCCCTGAGGGTTTGGGAGTCAGCCTAGGACAACTCCCTCTTGGTCCAGAGCATGCTCGCCGCCTAGACATCTTTGCCCACAACCTGGCCCAGGCTCAGCGGCTGCAGGAGGAGGACTTGGGCACAGCTGAGTTTGGGGTGACTCCATTCAGTGACCTCACAGGTACCATTAACCCTTCTGGCCTGTAGGTGGTGGCTGGGGAAGCGGTCTCCCCAGGGACACTGGCAGCTGGACCCAGTGGACCTTCAATTTTCACTTCCCAGGGAAGGAAATTCATTTCCCTGAGGACCAGGGGCTTGGGTGCTGGTATCAAATCACCCAGTGCAGGGGCAGAATCACTGTAGCCCTGTGTCCTAGCCCAGCCTAGGGGCCAGCACAGCAGCTACACGGAAGCACCCAGCAGGGAGTCCAGCCTCTCTAGGCTCAGCATCCCtgcctttttgagacagggtcttgctctgttgtccaggctgtagcacaatggtgcaatcacagctcactcagcctctacctcctagactcaagcaattcccccaacctctcagccttctaagtagctgggactataagcccgcacaaccacacccagctaatttttctactttttgtggagatggggtcttggattcctgacctcaagtgatccatctgccttggcctcccaaagtgctgggattataggcgtgagccaccacacccggcctatccTTGCCTTTTTGCCCCTCAGGGCATTATGGGACCAACGGCTGGAGTGGGAGAGGCAGAACAGGGAGAAGGGGTCAAAACAGAGACCTCAGTGGCCCTGTCTGTTCCCCAGAGGAGGAGTTTGGCCAGCTCTACGGGTATCGGAGGGCAGCTGGAAGGGTCCCCGACATGGGCAGAGAGATAGGGTCCGAAGAGCCAGAGGAGTCAGTGCCTTTCACCTGTGACTGGCGGAAGGTGGCCGGTGCCATCTCACCCATCAAGGACCAGGTATCTGCCCCTACCCAGCTCGCTCTAATTCAGCTAAGTGGTGGGAAGGAGAGGGGCCTGGCCCGAACACCTAGCCCCGCCTCACCCTCTCGCCCTCCAGAAAAACTGCAACTGCTGCTGGGCCATGGCAGCGGCAGGCAACATAGAGGCCCTGTGGCGCATCAATTTCTGGGATTTCGTGGATGTCTCCGTGCAGGGTAGGGCTGACAGAGGGTGCAGGTGTGACAGGGGAGGGAGGCCTAGGGGCCTGGTCACCCACACTGTCCCTTCTTGCACCAGAACTGCTGGACTGTGGTCGCTGTGGGGATGGCTGCCGTGGTGGCTTCGTCTGGGACGCGTTCATAACTGTTCTCAACAACAGTGAGTGCACTGCCCCGCCACTCTGTGCATCTGCAGGGGGACAGGGTGGGCAGGAGCGGAGCCTCCTCCCTTGTCTTGCTTATCTGCAGGCGGCCTGGCCAGTGAAAAGGACTACCCGTTCCAGGGCAAAGTCAGAGCCCAAGGGTGCCACGCCAAGAAGTACCACAAGGTGGCCTGGATCCAGGACTTCATCATGCTGCAGAACAGCGAGCACAGTGCGGGCAGGGCAGGGTCATGGGCGGACGGCAGGGACAGACACCGGGGCAGAGGCAGACACACTGGGTGACTGGGCTAGAAGACAAGAGAGGGTAGGAGGAGCGAAGGAGCGAGAGAGAAACCGACACGCCCACATGCCAAGGGTCTGATGATGCTCCCGTCCCCAGGAATTGCCCAGTACCTGGCCACTTACGGCCCCATCACCGTGACCATCAACATGAAGCCCCTGCAGGTGGGATGGGAGAGCTGGCGGGGGAGGGGAATACAGGGGACTTGGCCCTACACTCAGCCCCTCGGCCCCCACCCCCTGCAGCTATACCGGAAAGGTGTGATCAAGGCCACACCCACCACCTGTGACCCCCAGCTTGTGGACCACTCTGTCCTGCTGGTGGGTTTTGGCAGCCTCAAGTCAGAGGGGATATGGGCAGAGACAGTCTCATCGcagtctcagcctcagcctccacaccccaccccatACTGGATCCTGAAGAACTCCTGGGGGGCCCAGTGGGGAGAGAAGGTGAGTGTGATCTATTGGGGGAGGGGCAAGGCAGAACAGGcctcttcccaccttcccaccCCTGTGTCCCCTAACCTCCTAGGGCTACTTCCGGCTGCACCGAGGGAGCAATACCTGTGGCATCACCAGGTTCCCGCTCACTGCCCGTGTGCAGAAACCGGATGTGAAGCCCCGAGTCTCCTGCCCTCCCTGAACCCACCTGGCCCCCTCAGCTCTGTCCTGTTAGGCCAGCTGCCTCCTCGCCAGCCCTACCCCCAGGTTTTTGCTCATCTTCCCAATC
The genomic region above belongs to Papio anubis isolate 15944 chromosome 12, Panubis1.0, whole genome shotgun sequence and contains:
- the CTSW gene encoding cathepsin W isoform X2, which produces MALTTHPSCLLALLVAGLAQGIRGSLRAQDLGPQPLELKEAFKLFQIQFNRSYLSPEEHARRLDIFAHNLAQAQRLQEEDLGTAEFGVTPFSDLTEEEFGQLYGYRRAAGRVPDMGREIGSEEPEESVPFTCDWRKVAGAISPIKDQKNCNCCWAMAAAGNIEALWRINFWDFVDVSVQELLDCGRCGDGCRGGFVWDAFITVLNNSGLASEKDYPFQGKVRAQGCHAKKYHKVAWIQDFIMLQNSEHRIAQYLATYGPITVTINMKPLQLYRKGVIKATPTTCDPQLVDHSVLLVGFGSLKSEGIWAETVSSQSQPQPPHPTPYWILKNSWGAQWGEKGYFRLHRGSNTCGITRFPLTARVQKPDVKPRVSCPP
- the CTSW gene encoding cathepsin W isoform X1 — its product is MALTTHPSCLLALLVAGLAQGIRGSLRAQDLGPQPLELKEAFKLFQIQFNRSYLSPEEHARRLDIFAHNLAQAQRLQEEDLGTAEFGVTPFSDLTEEEFGQLYGYRRAAGRVPDMGREIGSEEPEESVPFTCDWRKVAGAISPIKDQKNCNCCWAMAAAGNIEALWRINFWDFVDVSVQELLDCGRCGDGCRGGFVWDAFITVLNNSGLASEKDYPFQGKVRAQGCHAKKYHKVAWIQDFIMLQNSEHRIAQYLATYGPITVTINMKPLQLYRKGVIKATPTTCDPQLVDHSVLLVGFGSLKSEGIWAETVSSQSQPQPPHPTPYWILKNSWGAQWGEKVSVIYWGRGKAEQASSHLPTPVSPNLLGLLPAAPREQYLWHHQVPAHCPCAETGCEAPSLLPSLNPPGPLSSVLLGQLPPRQPYPQVFAHLPNLNTA